CGCCATAAGTGAAAATGTCGCCCAGCCAAAAAATCGTGACCCACGCAGCCGTCTGGCTTGCTGTGCTGATGCAAGCTGTTCATGCAGAAGTTCCGTTTGATCCCCCGGGATCGTATTCCTGTTCCTGGTTGGGAAATACCTACATGGAGTGATCGGCGAAGGCAAGGTGCCTTCTGTCGTACTGGGCGACGGACTGGCGTTCACGTCCGGCGGGTGGGGAGGCAAGGAGACAATGAAGGCGTTCAGGCTCGGCGGCAAAGGCGATCTCAAGGAAGCCAATCTCGTTTGGGAACAAAAGAAAGGCATGCCGAAAGTGCCATCGATGCTCTACTTGAAGCCGCATCTCTTTGCCATCACTGACGGTGGCGTGGCCTCGTGCATGAAAGCCGACACGGGCGAACTTGTCTGGCAGGAACGCGTCGGTGGGAATTTCTCCGCGTCGCCCGTCGCTGCCGAAGGCCGCATCTATTTCCTCGGCGACAACGGTGAGACTACCGTCATCGCAGCCAGCTCGGAATTCAAAGTGCTGGCAAAGAATCCGCTCGGCGAAAAAGTGCAGGCTTCACCCGCCATTTCGCGCGGGCAGTTCTTCATTCGCACTGAGAAAAACCTTTACTGCATCGGCGATGCTTCAAACGCTGCGGTCGCCAGTCCAGCATCGGCGGACATCGTTGGTCACTGGAAGTTCGACGAAAGCCCGAACACATCGCCCTCGGACAGCTCCGGTGGCAAGCATGACGGCAAGTTGCTCCCCCAACGGCCTGGTGAATGTTCACCGACTACTTCGAAATGGACCTCAACGATGAAGACAACCTGGCCCTGCACCGGGCCAAGCAATGATGATATCTTTGGTTCAGCATTTGGTTCAGCACAGAGTATGGGAGAATACAGAGAGGCGGTCTCCAGGTAATCCCTCTCTGTGTCCTCCCAAACTCTGTGCTGGCTCCTCCCTTCCGAACCCGGCCTCTTTTTGTCGTCTGCGGCAACCGCAGCCGAACCGCTGAAGTATTCCGTCACTGATGGCCAGCAATTCTCATTTTGTCACGGAGCGCGGCCGTGTTGTATCGTCTCGACCAGCCGAAGTACGTCGGCTCAAATACAGGCATGGGGTGTGTTCGCACGCGGCTGGTGCTTTGCACACAGCCGCGCTCCGCAAAATGAGAATTGCTGAGGCATGGCTGCTGCAGCTCGACACGGAAGCAGAATTATCGTTTGATACCAGAAGTTGACAGACATGGCCGACGGAATTGTCGAATGATAACAGGAAGATACACAGACTATGAACCCAAGGCGTCGCCGCACTCTCAATCGCCCACTTGTTGCCGCAGCTCTTCTCATTTGCGCCCTGTTATTGCCCCAAGGAGTTTCGGCCGCAGCACCCTTTCAACTCACTCGCGCAGATTACGTGGATCGTGTCCATGCCGTTTGGGCCGGGCAGATCTGCGGGGTTCTGCTCGCCTGGCCCCACGAGCACCATGTTTCCTCCACTCTCTGGCTGACGAATTATCCGAAACGTTACACCGTTACTCCCGTGGATGACGACTGGTATTATGAGATGTGCGCTGTCCGCGCGTTTGAAAAATATGGTATCGGACTGACCGCCGCGCAGCTCGGTCAACAATGGCTGGAGAACGGTTGCGGCTCGTGGGGTTCGAGCGAACAGTCGAGGTTGAATCTGCAGAAAGGAATCCAGGCACCCGATTCCGGCCATCCGCGCTACAACAAACTTTGGTTCACGATCGGCCCCCAGTTCAGCGCGGACGTCTATGGCGCGCTGGCCCCGGGATTACCAAACGTTGCGGGCCGCCTCGCGCGTGAGTTCGGCCACGTCAACGGTTACGCGGAAGGCGTGGATGGCGCGGTCTTCATGGCCGGAATGATTTCACTGGGTTTCAGCGAACGCGACACCCAGACCATCGTGCGGAAAGCGGCGCAGCTCCTTCATCCTGATTCACCCTACCGTCAGTGCCTCGACCTCGTCATCCGACTCGCGGAACAGGGCAAAAGTTTTCAAGAGATTTGCGACGCCGTTGAAGACCGCTGGCATAGCGAATATCCCGCGACGAACAACGCCGTCCCCAACGGCGGTCTAGCGGCCGCAGCCGTATGGTTTGGCAATGGCGACTTCTTGAAGACGGTCAATCTCGCCGCCCAGGCCGCTGATTTCACTGACGCGGATTGCAACGCGGCCAACGCCGCCGCCGTCGTCGGCGCGATGCACGGGATGAAGGCGATCCCGCCGCACTTGGTAGCCCAACTTGGCGATCGCATCGTCGGTTCGGAGATGGGTGGCGTAAAGCTGACCCCGCCGGTCGATGAAAAGATCTCTGACCTCGCCCACCGCACCGCTGCAATCGGGGAAAAAATCCTCGCCGCGAACGGCGCGACGATTTCTGGCGACAGGATTTCTATTCCCGCGCAGGCACCGGTCACGCAGCCTGCTGAAACTTTCCAG
The Planctomycetia bacterium genome window above contains:
- a CDS encoding PQQ-binding-like beta-propeller repeat protein; translated protein: MIGEGKVPSVVLGDGLAFTSGGWGGKETMKAFRLGGKGDLKEANLVWEQKKGMPKVPSMLYLKPHLFAITDGGVASCMKADTGELVWQERVGGNFSASPVAAEGRIYFLGDNGETTVIAASSEFKVLAKNPLGEKVQASPAISRGQFFIRTEKNLYCIGDASNAAVASPASADIVGHWKFDESPNTSPSDSSGGKHDGKLLPQRPGECSPTTSKWTSTMKTTWPCTGPSNDDIFGSAFGSAQSMGEYREAVSR
- a CDS encoding ADP-ribosylglycohydrolase family protein — protein: MDRVHAVWAGQICGVLLAWPHEHHVSSTLWLTNYPKRYTVTPVDDDWYYEMCAVRAFEKYGIGLTAAQLGQQWLENGCGSWGSSEQSRLNLQKGIQAPDSGHPRYNKLWFTIGPQFSADVYGALAPGLPNVAGRLAREFGHVNGYAEGVDGAVFMAGMISLGFSERDTQTIVRKAAQLLHPDSPYRQCLDLVIRLAEQGKSFQEICDAVEDRWHSEYPATNNAVPNGGLAAAAVWFGNGDFLKTVNLAAQAADFTDADCNAANAAAVVGAMHGMKAIPPHLVAQLGDRIVGSEMGGVKLTPPVDEKISDLAHRTAAIGEKILAANGATISGDRISIPAQAPVTQPAETFQLADLMQYWNADWKLERAGFGGAGGGMGGIRGITHLAGDVLATYPRDEVRGCLLVRKTKLSAEPKLAFEVGSDAGRAWELNVYADNTLLEKRIIEGGAGERKWVAMSVDLAKFASRDVTLRLYQRVLVAHRTAGNALWRNLKLE